The DNA region GTTTCCCCATCGGGGTTTCTGGCCTGACACTTATATGTTCGAATAAGTTCACCAAAAGTTCAACTTGTCTGAAAATGGAATCGGTTGTGTAAGAGGAGACTCGTTGAGTCTCCAAACGCttttcttcaattttttcttttatgtttggaGCAACGCCTAAAACCTCCGCAATGCATATGTAAATATTAAGATATTCTTTGTACCTATTCAAATAAACAACAATCTTTAATAATCAAactataataaagaaaaaaaagcataaTATCAAATTTTCTAATCCTTTAAACCAAAAGTATAACCAGTGCATATATGAACTTACCATTGAACCCATGGAGCCAGCTCTCTAGTAAAACGAGATGAATATACATTAAGATCATTCAACTTAAGATGACTCTCTCCTTCgtcataaataaaattacgaTGACTATTAGTGCCACCAAGACCATCTTCTCCTTCATAACCATTTTCGGATTTAATCATACTATGGATAAGAAGGAGACATTTAGAAGCCACGCACACGTCCGTCGTCACACGCAGCCTCTGCACAATCGCACTGATGGTCTGAGGACAGTATGACGTTCCCACTGTTGATTGGATACATTTGATGTATTTTTCGGAAGGTGGTTCGTTCGAGGTATGACTCGTGGCTTTCAAGATAGCTTCGTCAATGGTTTTGGTATTCTCAGAACTACACAAATGAACGACGTTGAGTTTCATTTGCGAGGCTTGGTCTTTTAATTTGCCACTCAAGGTTGTGAACTTTCCCATTtgatcaatattttttaatatcgATTTTTATCTTTATGAAATGTTTGTATGTTGAGAAATGTGGGTTTGCATTTTGTAATATATGAGGGGttcaatcaatatatatatactcttacATTGTTACTGAGTAAGGTCAAACAGGTTTGAGTAAGGTCAAACACgttcttatcttcttcttttttttgatcaaaaaaaaaaaacttcttcttcttctttgtttttttttgggtttaattcttctttgttcttttttaaaaagCACGTTTTATCTTGATATCATATCTTTAATTAGTCCATATATAGACCGGATCTTGTATGATTATCTGATATTGACTTTAAGattaaatacatgtatatctttgatattttatcaaaatgatatttttgtactGTTTTGCTTTTTTTGTTCTATCCATATTATGCTTTATATCTTtctatctatataaaatagatCTTGCTCTTTCCTTCAGTTTACACTTTATGTTTAGATGCTCTAAGAATTTGACACAtcatcattgttttttttaatttcaaatttatccCTAAATTTTATCTACTTCTTATTTATATCAAAtctattaacttttttttaatgatcCATCTTTTAATCAACATTTCATTTTCAATCCTATCAAAATTTGTCATCAAGCTTGAAAGTAAGActacataatatatttaaaatctaaaacaataaataataaaagataataaaaacaaaaagaggcAAATTCATCTATGAGCCGTTAACAATAGTAGACtcacatattatttttctttttgaatcaATAAACTAAAGTTTAGAAAAACTAACATGAAGATGATCAAAAACCACAACcaaaattttatacataatcaaaatagtaattaaaaatttaacaaaataaaacaaaccaaGCAATAAAATTAAGTGAAAAATTCAGGTGATGAGtgtttgtagtttttttttgttttagtttttggtttttggttttctaaaaatcatttttcattcaatcaagttttagtttttagtttttatttttataaaaaccatTTGATTTGCTAATTAAGGTGATGATTGTTTCCACTAGCTTTTacttagattttagtttttggtttttaacttttaggtctttgtttttttagttttcagctattgattttgatttttagtttttaaattttggtttggggGCCCTTTTGGTTTTGCTGTattcttagtttttttataaaattatcaaaatgtTCTtctaacataataaaataaatagaaataaaatatttaaaattactgTCAAAGTTTATCAAATATAATGGTTGTTATTTTAAGACAACATTAccatgtttttaaattattttatttttaagtattatactaaaatataaattattaaatatgtataaatcataaaaattaaaatattttaaaattttgaaactccttataaattttattacataatttgttttcAAACATGAATGGCTATTTTcaaattagtaaaatatattattgttgTTTAGTGTGTCTAATAATTGTTAAAACTATTCaataattttattcataaaattaataactaattgtttaaattcaatattaaaatatctatttacatatatgaaataattattttacattaatgtttttttttgagcaaaacattaatgtttaaatgataaaaaatatatggaaaattttatctttataaaaatattattatttattgcaATCAAATTTTCTCCATAGCATTTAaaggaaaaattaaaatatatgggTGGCAACTGCCCCTACTTAGCTTATGTAGCTCAGCCCCTGGCACTAGCAATGGGCATTGTACAAACTTCATTATTATGAAATGAAAAAGTCGACAGAGAAAAAGAGGTacttaaatgtttaaataaaaactatttggGTCTAATAAGAAAGGTAACGAAGTAAAGAGGGactatttatgtaatatttaacCAATCAAGGGGAGAGTGTTACAAATCTGAAAACGATGAGGAGGATAAATCACGAGGGAGAGAGGTGCTTCGTCTTTCCGAAAGTAGCCAAAAAAGGAAGCAGCTGTAATCAATCAGACGAAGAATGATCTCCCCGCGCAAGCTCAAATCCGTTGATTTCTATAGGTTTGTTTCGCAGATTCTCTCCACCTCTCTGTTGTACAAACTCTTCGAAATCTCCTCGATCTAGACTAGGCCATTTGTATCGATTAGTTTAGTGTCAGTGAGAATCTAAGATAAGGTTTAGTGGTGGAAGAGTCGATCCTGGAGCTGTATAGGTTTCTGCCTAGCATTTTTCATGTGTGATCTTAGTGTAAATTCGACTGTTGAAGTGATCTCTAAGTGTTAGATTCTCAGTCTGCAATAAGAGATTTGTGTATGTGTTGGATTGCAGGAAAATCCCGAGGGATTTGACAGAGGCGAGTCTCTCTGGAGCTGGACTCTCCATTGTAGCAGCCCTCTCTATGCTACTCTTATTTGGAATGGTTTAACAGTTTACAACCTCATTTTCGCCTTTATTATTATTGACATTCTCTATCGATCGATTCATCAAAGCGTTTATGTCAAAGCTCTCATGTTGTCactcattttttttaatttcggATCAATGCATAGTTAAGATAAATTTGACTGGCGTTTTGACTTCGTAATTTTCGTAATACTACAGGAATTTAGTAGTTATTTGGCTGTCAGCACAACGACGTCCATCGTTATTGATAAGAGCTCTGATGGAGACTTCTTGCGCATGGATTTTAACATAAGGTGCATTACTTTACTCgactgagtttttttttgtcttttcaaCACAGATGTCATGTGGTTTCAATTTTTGTAAAAGTGCATAGACGTTGCtctactctgttttttttgaatttatctTAAGCAACGCATTGTTTGTTGGAATGCGTTGCGTGCCATCATATATGTGTGTGGCGCAATCAGAGTCGTGAAAAATTCATCATCTATCTGATTGTTAACTAGATACGGATTTCTTTCTTTCGTTTTTTTGGCAGTTTCCCGTCACTTTCATGTGAATTCGCTGCTGTGGATGTCAGTGACGTCTTAGGAACTGTAAGTTTGTTTTCATCCTAAGTTAATCTACTACATGCTTTGGTCCAAAATTCTTCCTGTACATCTGGTTACCTAAAATTCCGGTTGTTCTCTCTCCTGATTTTGCTAGCTTTTGTTTTCAGAACAGGCTGAATGTAACAAAGACAATTCGGAAGTTTTCTATTGATTCGAATCTGAGACCCACTGGTTCTGAGTTTCACTCCGGAAATGTTTTATCCCACGTTAATCATGGAGATGAATCTGGTGAAGAGTTAGTTGAAGGTTCTGTATCACTTAGTTCCCGCAACTTCGACACATTTTTACATCAGTAAGTATTGCAATTTGCATTTCGTATTCGTACACACATGCAAGACTATTAGGAGTATTCCTAGTACCTACTCCTTTTTTTTGGACAGCATATGAAGCATATATTTTGCAGGTATCCAATCTCGGTTGTTAATTTCTATGCTCCTTGGTGTTATTGGTGTAATCTCCTGGTAAACTCACTTGTAAAGTATATTGGTTTTTAGTGGCACTTTATGCTCAGTAAAGTGGTAAATTTACTGATTTTACTTGACGACTTACTTAAGTCTCCATTTTCAGAAACCATCATGGGAGAAAGCAGCAAACCAAATAAAAGAGAGGTATGACGTTATACTCTCTCTTTATATAAAGGATCTGTGATACAATTTTTCCTTATAACCTTCTTATTTTCGGTAGATATGATCCAGAAATGGACGGACGTGTTATTTTGGCAAAAGTTGACTGCACCCAAGAAGTTGATCTCTGTCGGAGGTAGATCCTATCATATTCgatcttgttttttcttcttgactTGAGCTGCGACGCTTAATAACTTTCCATACCCTGCAAAAAGTACCATCCTTAGCTTCTGCAATAATGGCTAAGATGCGTTTTCTATTCGTAACTAAAGGGTGGGATAGTCAGCTACTTTATAAGTCTGGATCGGGTTCGTATAAatggtttttgttttatgtaAAATGCTCTACATGTACCTCATCAAAAGATAGTAATGGTCGAACCAAAGAAAGAACATACCATACATAGGTTATGACTTCCTTTACGATGTCCATTTGCTATTGCATTCTCTGCAATCTTATGCCAGCTTCAAGGGTATTATTGATTCTCATAGTTTTCCTCTGAAAATGACTCCAGGAATCACATACAAGGGTATCCATCCATTCGGATTTTCCGCAAAGGCAGTGATCTTAGGTAAGAGAATGTAACTCCTACTTTACGTGTGCATATAGTGCATAATCATCATTTTCTCAATTCTTATAAGCTCTATTTCTACTATACTTTTTCCTCTGCGTGATTCTCTTGCATAACAGGGATGACAATGCACACCACGATCATGAATCGTACTATGGAGATCGTGATACAGAAAGCTTAGTAAAGGTAGTTACTGTTCAAGGTTTCCTTTCAACATCTTTTCTTTGTCCTTTAAACAAGTTAAACATAGGCTACAAATGTCTGAATATTTTGGGTTCCCCTATAGATGGTGATAGGTCTGGTTGAACCAATCCATCTAGAGCCCCAGAAACTAGCATTAGAGGACAAATCAGACAATGCATCGAAAACATTAAAGAAGGCACCTTCGACAGGAGGATGTCGAATTGAAGGATACATGCGTGTAAAGAAGGTTAGCAGTTGAATCAGGAGAAATTACTATTGCTTCATCTTTTGCCTTTTTAATCGCTTAAAATTACTTTCCAATGGTCTCTGCAGGTTCCAGGCAACCTAATGGTTTCAGCTCGCTCGGAATCTCATTCATTTGATTCTTCTCAGATGAATATGTCCCATGTCGTTAACCATCTTTCATTTGGACGGAGGATTACGCCTGAAACATTTGCTGATTTAAAACGCTTGGCACCGTATCTCGGCGGAAGCTACAACCGTTTGGACGACCGCTCCTTCATAAACCAACATGATATTGGCCCTAATGTTACCGTAAGTTCATGAAAAAGTACTATCTGAAGAATCTGATTATGCTCTTTTAGCATGCTTTTTTAACGTGTTGTTTGCCATGGACAGATCGAGCATTATCTTCAAATAGTAAAGACAGAGGTATTGAATAGCAATGGACATGCACTGATTGAGGAGTATGAGTACACAGCACATAGCAGCGTTGCTCATAGTTACTATTTACCAGTCGCCAAGTTTCACTTTGAGCTCTCACCGATGCAGGTAGCCTTCAACATTCTTTTTGCTGCTTACTCATATCGGTTACCATAGCTTATCCAGCTTCCAAGTACCCCATTAGGACCGAGCAGACTGAGCAGAAACCGCCATGGCGGGCTGGTCCGTACATGGACAACAACCGTTGTTACACTCTGCTAAttttcttcgttttttttttttgtggttgtAGGTTCTCATAACCGAAAACTCCAAATCCTTCTCACACTTTATTACCAACGTATGCGCCATTATCGGTGGTGTCTTCACGGTTAGTAGAGAAATTAGAagcctcttcttcttgttatatAGTTCATCAAAACATCCCTCTATGAAAATGAAACGTGTTTATTTTCCTTCTTCTCCAGGTTGCGGGAATCTTGGATTCTATTCTCCACCAGACGATGACACTGATGAAAAAGATTGAACTTGGTAAAAACTTTTGAAGAAAGGTTTCATATCGTTTGCTATGTAACGAATCCGAATTTTTTACCTTTACCACGAACAAATGAGATGAAACTATAAAGTTAATACGGTTACAAGTATTTTCGATAATTCTCTAAAGACGTTTCGTTAACTTGTCAAGTAAAAAAGTGAAAAAACTAGAGAAATCCAACATTACAATACACAAGATTAACAAGAAAGACATAGGTAATAAAGTCTTAAACATCATTTCGTTATTAGAACGATATTAGATCATACGAGAAAACTGTTGTCGTATAGACATTGAAGTCGTAAAGGATCTTTGACATTAAACGAAAGATGAAAGTTGTAAAGGTTTCAA from Raphanus sativus cultivar WK10039 chromosome 8, ASM80110v3, whole genome shotgun sequence includes:
- the LOC108822356 gene encoding putative clathrin assembly protein At5g65370; this encodes MGKFTTLSGKLKDQASQMKLNVVHLCSSENTKTIDEAILKATSHTSNEPPSEKYIKCIQSTVGTSYCPQTISAIVQRLRVTTDVCVASKCLLLIHSMIKSENGYEGEDGLGGTNSHRNFIYDEGESHLKLNDLNVYSSRFTRELAPWVQWYKEYLNIYICIAEVLGVAPNIKEKIEEKRLETQRVSSYTTDSIFRQVELLVNLFEHISVRPETPMGKPNVIAIRMIGLMEQDYISVMRLIKIRFEELDKRTADPAELIPILVRLEKCRESLSEFRWRCEPLDNEFWGLVLKLKDN
- the LOC108822355 gene encoding protein disulfide-isomerase 5-4-like, which gives rise to MISPRKLKSVDFYRKIPRDLTEASLSGAGLSIVAALSMLLLFGMEFSSYLAVSTTTSIVIDKSSDGDFLRMDFNISFPSLSCEFAAVDVSDVLGTNRLNVTKTIRKFSIDSNLRPTGSEFHSGNVLSHVNHGDESGEELVEGSVSLSSRNFDTFLHQYPISVVNFYAPWCYWCNLLKPSWEKAANQIKERYDPEMDGRVILAKVDCTQEVDLCRRNHIQGYPSIRIFRKGSDLRDDNAHHDHESYYGDRDTESLVKMVIGLVEPIHLEPQKLALEDKSDNASKTLKKAPSTGGCRIEGYMRVKKVPGNLMVSARSESHSFDSSQMNMSHVVNHLSFGRRITPETFADLKRLAPYLGGSYNRLDDRSFINQHDIGPNVTIEHYLQIVKTEVLNSNGHALIEEYEYTAHSSVAHSYYLPVAKFHFELSPMQVLITENSKSFSHFITNVCAIIGGVFTVAGILDSILHQTMTLMKKIELGKNF